One Microvirga thermotolerans DNA window includes the following coding sequences:
- a CDS encoding sigma-70 family RNA polymerase sigma factor: MRPRDGEGAEAFEEQRPRLLRLAYRMLGSVTEAEDIVQEAYLRWHGADRAAVREPAAFLSRMVARLCLDHLKSARVRRETYIGPWLPEPVTELGPDGDDDLSFALMLALERLSPLERAAFLLHDVFGMGFEEVAAALDRDPAACRQLAARARRHVREARPRFAVSPDEGRRVADAFLAASRSGDVAALRDLLAENVIAYADGGGLRAAALNPLRGFRRVAGLLAGIARKARYEPPQVLYAGPIDGLPGFLTRGRDGVLQSLALQIEEGRITALYIVRNPEKLGHLAEAAGVAVS, from the coding sequence GTGCGGCCGCGTGACGGCGAGGGGGCGGAGGCCTTCGAGGAGCAGCGGCCGCGGCTGCTGCGCCTCGCCTACCGGATGCTCGGCTCCGTGACGGAGGCGGAGGACATCGTCCAGGAGGCGTATCTGCGCTGGCACGGGGCGGACCGGGCGGCGGTCCGCGAGCCCGCCGCCTTCCTGTCGCGCATGGTCGCGCGCCTGTGCCTCGACCACCTGAAGTCCGCCCGGGTGCGGCGGGAGACCTATATCGGGCCCTGGCTGCCGGAGCCGGTGACGGAACTCGGCCCGGACGGGGACGACGACCTGTCCTTCGCCCTCATGCTGGCGCTCGAGCGGCTCTCGCCCCTCGAGCGCGCGGCCTTTCTCCTGCACGACGTGTTCGGCATGGGCTTCGAGGAGGTGGCGGCGGCCCTCGACCGGGACCCGGCCGCCTGCCGCCAGCTCGCGGCGCGGGCCCGCAGGCACGTGCGCGAGGCGCGCCCGCGCTTCGCCGTTTCCCCGGACGAAGGCAGGCGGGTGGCCGATGCCTTCCTCGCCGCGTCCCGCAGCGGCGACGTCGCAGCCCTGCGCGACCTGCTCGCGGAGAACGTGATCGCCTACGCGGACGGCGGCGGCCTCCGGGCGGCGGCCCTCAACCCCCTGCGCGGCTTCCGCAGGGTCGCCGGCCTTCTCGCCGGCATCGCCCGCAAGGCGCGCTACGAGCCGCCGCAGGTCCTCTATGCGGGCCCGATCGACGGGCTGCCCGGTTTCCTCACCCGCGGACGGGACGGCGTCCTCCAGAGCCTCGCCCTCCAGATCGAGGAGGGCCGGATCACCGCTCTCTACATCGTGCGCAACCCCGAGAAGCTCGGACACCTGGCGGAGGCGGCGGGAGTCGCGGTTTCCTGA
- a CDS encoding carboxymuconolactone decarboxylase family protein, with the protein MKPRLDFSALSPDTMKAMLALEHQARNSGLEQSLIELVKIRASQINGCAYCLHMHTRDARAHGETEERIYLLDAWRESPLYTDRERAALAWTESLTLIARTRAPDEDYALLAAHFTPDEQAKLTLLIVTINGWNRFAVGFRAVHPAGSDRAAA; encoded by the coding sequence ATGAAACCCCGTCTGGATTTTTCCGCGCTCAGCCCCGACACGATGAAGGCGATGCTCGCGCTCGAGCACCAGGCGCGCAACAGCGGCCTGGAGCAGAGCCTGATCGAGCTCGTGAAGATCCGCGCCTCGCAGATCAACGGCTGTGCCTACTGCCTCCACATGCACACCCGCGACGCACGCGCCCACGGCGAGACCGAGGAGCGGATCTACCTGCTCGACGCCTGGCGGGAATCGCCCCTCTACACGGATCGCGAGCGCGCGGCGCTCGCCTGGACCGAATCCCTGACGCTGATCGCCCGGACCCGCGCGCCGGACGAGGACTACGCCCTGCTCGCCGCCCATTTCACGCCGGACGAGCAGGCGAAGCTCACCCTTCTCATCGTGACGATCAACGGTTGGAACCGGTTCGCCGTCGGCTTCCGGGCCGTTCATCCCGCCGGGTCGGACCGTGCGGCCGCGTGA
- a CDS encoding DUF1674 domain-containing protein, with amino-acid sequence MSTNENPTENPDAGHAGPPAGAAPGKTLTPAAERALREAEERRRRIDAKAAEIAKRKEHRGRGGLEPVRYADWEVKGLATDF; translated from the coding sequence ATGAGCACGAACGAGAACCCGACCGAGAATCCCGATGCCGGCCATGCGGGCCCTCCCGCGGGCGCGGCGCCGGGAAAGACCCTCACCCCCGCCGCCGAGCGGGCGCTCCGCGAGGCGGAGGAACGCCGCCGCCGGATCGACGCCAAGGCCGCGGAGATCGCGAAGCGGAAGGAGCACCGCGGGCGCGGCGGCCTCGAACCGGTCCGCTACGCGGACTGGGAGGTGAAGGGCCTCGCCACCGATTTCTGA
- the htpX gene encoding zinc metalloprotease HtpX: MNTFKTGLLLAALTALFGVVGYLLGGASGMLIALGLAVATNLYAYWNSDRLALAAHQAVEVDEATAPDLVRMVRELARRAGLPMPRVYLIENPQPNAFATGRNPENAAVAVTTGLLDTLTPTEVAGVIAHELAHIRNRDTLIMTVSATVAGAIASLAQFGFLFGGRGDDRPSPAVMLLTALVAPFAAMILQMAISRSREYDADRMGATILGQPLALASALAKIAGGVAHVPNMDAERHPATAPLFIVNPLSGRGMDNLFSTHPATENRIAALHALAQEMGQAPAPAGSFTRTAPSSPWNAGARKGPWG; the protein is encoded by the coding sequence ATGAACACCTTCAAGACCGGGTTGCTGCTGGCGGCGCTGACGGCCCTGTTCGGTGTCGTCGGGTATCTGCTCGGCGGTGCCAGCGGCATGCTGATCGCGCTCGGCCTCGCCGTCGCGACGAACCTCTATGCCTACTGGAATTCCGACCGCCTGGCGCTGGCCGCGCACCAGGCGGTGGAGGTCGACGAGGCCACGGCGCCGGATCTCGTGCGCATGGTGCGCGAGCTCGCCCGGCGCGCGGGCCTGCCCATGCCGCGGGTCTACCTCATCGAGAACCCGCAGCCGAACGCCTTCGCCACCGGCCGCAACCCGGAGAACGCGGCGGTGGCGGTCACCACCGGCCTCCTCGATACGCTCACGCCCACGGAGGTGGCGGGCGTGATCGCCCACGAGCTCGCCCACATCAGGAACCGGGACACCCTGATCATGACCGTGAGCGCCACGGTCGCCGGCGCCATCGCGAGCCTCGCCCAGTTCGGCTTCCTGTTCGGCGGGCGGGGCGACGACAGGCCGAGCCCGGCCGTCATGCTGCTCACGGCCCTCGTCGCGCCCTTCGCCGCCATGATCCTGCAGATGGCTATCAGCCGCTCGCGGGAGTACGATGCCGACCGCATGGGCGCGACGATTCTCGGCCAGCCGCTCGCCCTCGCCTCGGCTCTCGCCAAGATCGCCGGGGGCGTGGCGCACGTCCCCAACATGGACGCGGAGCGGCATCCGGCGACCGCACCGCTCTTCATCGTCAACCCTCTTTCCGGGCGCGGCATGGACAACCTCTTCTCGACGCATCCCGCGACCGAAAACCGGATCGCGGCCCTTCATGCCCTGGCGCAGGAGATGGGCCAGGCGCCCGCGCCCGCGGGGAGCTTCACCCGCACCGCCCCGTCGAGCCCGTGGAATGCGGGCGCGCGCAAGGGACCGTGGGGTTGA
- a CDS encoding RsmB/NOP family class I SAM-dependent RNA methyltransferase encodes MSTVDRSEAQTGLGPRRLAWNAVTETLKRRVPLDDVLDELAPAEGLPPRDEALARAIAVVTFRRLGTLGWALRERLTKGSRDERLLNLLAVGAAQILFLDVPDHAAVDTAVRLAQEDGRLRHAGGLVNAVLRRVARERDAVLSARDPWLDTPGWLERRWVARYGEETAARIAEAHRAGASVDLTAKGEAAAVAARVGGLLLPTGSVRLTERTAIRDLPGYAEGEWWVQDAAAALPARLLRVRPGERVADLCAAPGGKTAQLAAAGADVLAVDRSPRRLKRLQDNVARLGLRARTLAADAEKLDEAPFDAILLDAPCSATGTIRRHPDVAWTKGEEDVAKLAALQARLLDRAAHLLKEGGRLVYCTCSLEAEEGERQAEAFLARHPDFVRLPVEASEIGGLGECLTPDGDLRTLPFHLSAPDGGRGGMDGFFAARFVKRSPLQAPD; translated from the coding sequence TTGAGCACCGTGGACCGCAGCGAAGCCCAGACCGGCCTCGGCCCCCGCCGCCTCGCCTGGAACGCCGTCACCGAGACCCTCAAGCGCCGGGTCCCCCTCGACGACGTGCTGGACGAGCTCGCGCCCGCCGAGGGGCTGCCGCCCCGCGACGAGGCCCTGGCGCGGGCCATCGCCGTCGTCACGTTCCGCCGGCTCGGCACCCTGGGCTGGGCGCTGCGCGAGCGGCTGACGAAGGGATCCCGCGACGAGCGCCTGCTCAACCTCCTCGCCGTCGGCGCGGCGCAGATCCTGTTCCTCGACGTGCCCGACCACGCCGCCGTGGACACCGCGGTGCGGCTCGCCCAGGAGGACGGGCGCCTCCGCCATGCGGGCGGGCTCGTCAACGCCGTCCTGCGGCGGGTGGCCCGCGAGCGCGACGCCGTCCTCTCCGCCCGGGATCCGTGGCTCGACACCCCCGGCTGGCTCGAGCGCCGCTGGGTCGCCCGGTACGGCGAGGAGACCGCCGCCCGGATCGCCGAGGCGCACCGCGCGGGCGCGTCCGTCGATCTCACGGCGAAGGGCGAGGCCGCGGCCGTGGCCGCCCGGGTCGGCGGCCTCCTGCTGCCGACGGGCAGCGTGCGCCTGACCGAGCGCACGGCGATCCGCGACCTGCCGGGCTATGCGGAGGGGGAATGGTGGGTGCAGGACGCCGCCGCCGCCCTGCCGGCGCGCCTGCTCCGGGTGCGGCCGGGGGAGCGCGTGGCCGACCTGTGCGCGGCGCCCGGCGGCAAGACCGCCCAGCTCGCCGCCGCAGGCGCGGACGTGCTGGCCGTCGACCGCTCGCCCCGGCGCCTGAAGCGCCTCCAGGACAACGTCGCCCGCCTCGGGCTGCGGGCCCGGACCCTGGCCGCCGATGCGGAGAAGCTCGACGAGGCCCCCTTCGACGCAATCCTCCTCGACGCCCCGTGCTCCGCCACGGGCACCATCCGCCGCCATCCCGACGTGGCCTGGACGAAGGGGGAGGAAGACGTGGCGAAGCTCGCGGCCCTCCAGGCGCGGCTCCTCGACCGGGCGGCGCATCTCCTGAAGGAGGGCGGCCGCCTCGTCTACTGCACCTGCTCGCTGGAGGCGGAAGAGGGGGAGCGGCAGGCGGAGGCGTTCCTCGCCCGCCATCCGGACTTCGTCCGCCTTCCGGTCGAGGCCTCCGAGATCGGGGGGCTGGGCGAATGCCTCACGCCGGACGGCGACCTGCGGACGCTGCCCTTCCACCTGTCCGCCCCGGACGGAGGCCGCGGCGGAATGGACGGCTTCTTCGCGGCGCGCTTCGTGAAGCGCTCGCCTTTGCAGGCGCCGGATTAA
- a CDS encoding heparinase II/III family protein, whose protein sequence is MEWGPDRWRLYRLALREGGRALREAAVWSVSKLSFGAPAPTRLLFAPQDLRTADPTVATDIYSGFFAFAGRAVTTGGRSPFAFAPPSRAWAEALYGFGWLRHLRAAGTALAQANARSLVDEFVSSRLGDRRIACDTQVMARRLISFISQSPLILEGADHGFYQRFLKILGGCARDLERHVRAGALPQQQLMAAIALCYAGLCCEGLDRTLRRATRLLVRELDRQVLADGGHASRNPRVLVDLLFDLLPLRQMFASREVDTPEALLRAIDRMLPMVRLFRHGDGTLSHFNGMGVTAADHLATLLTYDDMRSQPIHHAARSGYERIEAGNSLLIADVGAPPPPALSTEACAGCLSFEFSSGAQRIVVNCGTPRIANDAILQASRSTAAHSTLSIDDAPSCQIAGLRGGWLDRLAARWLLHRIGPVVVGGPAQVTAERGERDRVQTLNASHDGYLRRFGLTHERRIQLLPSGDRLEGEDLLWGEGASAPSRQAIVRFHLAPGVRASRAQGGRVVMLVLPNREAWQFSASPGEAFVEDSIFLAVPDGMRRTEQIVLVFRPSETPSVRWRFERLARNFNPAPPSGEPAPDRE, encoded by the coding sequence GTGGAATGGGGGCCGGACCGCTGGCGGCTGTACCGCCTCGCCCTCCGCGAGGGCGGGCGGGCCCTGCGCGAGGCCGCGGTCTGGAGTGTGTCGAAGCTCTCCTTCGGCGCGCCCGCGCCGACCCGGCTCCTCTTCGCTCCCCAGGACCTGCGCACGGCGGATCCCACGGTCGCGACGGACATCTATTCCGGCTTCTTCGCCTTCGCGGGCCGCGCCGTCACCACGGGCGGGCGCTCGCCCTTCGCCTTCGCACCGCCGAGCCGCGCCTGGGCCGAGGCGCTCTACGGCTTCGGCTGGCTCAGGCACCTGCGCGCCGCCGGGACCGCGCTCGCCCAGGCCAATGCCCGCTCCCTGGTGGACGAGTTCGTCTCCTCCCGGCTCGGGGACCGGCGCATCGCCTGCGACACGCAGGTGATGGCGCGGCGGCTGATCTCCTTCATCAGCCAGTCGCCCCTGATCCTGGAAGGGGCCGACCACGGCTTCTACCAGCGCTTCCTGAAGATCCTCGGCGGCTGCGCGCGCGACCTCGAGCGGCATGTCCGCGCCGGCGCCCTGCCGCAGCAGCAGCTCATGGCGGCCATCGCCCTCTGCTACGCCGGCCTGTGCTGCGAGGGTCTCGACAGGACTTTGCGCCGGGCCACGCGCCTGCTCGTGCGCGAGCTCGACCGGCAGGTGCTGGCGGACGGCGGCCATGCGAGCCGCAATCCGCGCGTCCTGGTCGACCTGCTCTTCGATCTCCTGCCCCTGCGCCAGATGTTCGCAAGCCGCGAGGTCGACACGCCGGAGGCCCTGCTGCGCGCCATCGACCGCATGCTGCCCATGGTGCGCCTGTTCCGCCACGGGGACGGGACGCTCTCCCATTTCAACGGCATGGGCGTCACCGCCGCGGACCACCTGGCGACGCTGCTCACCTACGACGACATGCGCAGCCAGCCGATCCACCACGCCGCCCGGTCGGGCTACGAGCGCATCGAGGCGGGAAACTCCCTTCTCATCGCCGACGTGGGCGCGCCTCCTCCTCCCGCCCTGTCGACGGAAGCCTGCGCGGGCTGCCTGTCCTTCGAGTTCTCCAGCGGCGCCCAGCGCATCGTGGTGAACTGCGGCACGCCGCGCATCGCCAACGACGCCATCCTCCAGGCGTCCCGCTCGACGGCGGCCCATTCCACCCTCTCCATCGACGACGCGCCGTCCTGCCAGATCGCCGGCCTGCGCGGCGGCTGGCTCGACCGCCTCGCGGCGCGCTGGCTGCTCCACCGGATCGGGCCCGTGGTGGTCGGCGGCCCCGCGCAGGTGACGGCCGAGCGCGGCGAGCGCGACCGCGTCCAGACCCTGAACGCCAGCCACGACGGCTATCTGCGCCGCTTCGGCCTCACCCACGAGCGCCGCATCCAGCTCCTCCCCTCCGGCGACAGGCTCGAGGGGGAGGACCTGCTCTGGGGCGAGGGCGCCTCCGCGCCGTCGCGGCAGGCCATCGTCCGCTTCCACCTCGCCCCCGGCGTCCGCGCGAGCCGCGCCCAGGGCGGGCGCGTCGTCATGCTGGTGCTGCCGAACCGGGAGGCCTGGCAGTTCTCGGCGAGCCCGGGCGAGGCCTTCGTGGAGGACAGCATCTTCCTGGCGGTGCCCGACGGCATGCGCCGCACGGAGCAGATCGTGCTCGTCTTCCGGCCGAGCGAGACGCCCTCGGTGCGCTGGCGCTTCGAGCGCCTGGCACGCAACTTCAATCCCGCACCGCCGTCCGGGGAGCCTGCGCCGGATCGGGAATAA
- the purH gene encoding bifunctional phosphoribosylaminoimidazolecarboxamide formyltransferase/IMP cyclohydrolase, producing MPSDPKRITRALLSVSDKTGLVDFARALAERGIELVSTGGTKRTLEEAGVPVRDVSDVTGFPEMMDGRVKTLHPAVHGGLLGIRANPEHQAAMLAHGIKPIDLLVVNLYPFEATVAAGRSYDDCVENIDIGGPAMIRAAAKNHGDVAVVVDADDYKAVLDDLSAYDGAVTLTLRRRLAQKAYARTAAYDAAISNWLAGEIGEAAPAYRALGGSIAEVMRYGENPHQAAAFYRTPEKRPGVATARQVQGKQLSYNNINDTDAAYEAVAEFAPERTAAVVIVKHANPCGVAEGASLREAYEKALRCDPVSAFGGIVAMNRPLDAEAARAMVEIFTEVIIAPDASEEAIAIVAAKKNLRLLLAGGLPDPRQPGLALRTVAGGFLAQGRDNAVVDDMDLKVVTKRAPTERELSDMRFAFRVAKHVKSNAIVYAKDGATVGIGAGQMSRVDSSRIAAWKAAEAARAAGLPESLAKGSVVASDAFFPFADGLLAAAEAGATAVIQPGGSMRDEEVIRAADEAGLAMVFTGHRHFRH from the coding sequence ATGCCGAGCGATCCCAAGCGCATCACCCGCGCCCTGCTTTCCGTTTCCGACAAGACCGGCCTCGTGGACTTCGCCCGCGCCCTCGCGGAGCGCGGCATCGAGCTCGTCTCCACCGGCGGCACGAAGCGGACGCTGGAGGAGGCGGGCGTTCCCGTCCGCGACGTGAGCGACGTCACCGGCTTTCCGGAGATGATGGACGGGCGGGTGAAGACCCTGCATCCGGCGGTGCATGGCGGGCTCCTCGGCATCCGCGCCAATCCGGAGCACCAGGCGGCGATGCTGGCCCACGGCATAAAGCCCATCGACCTCCTCGTCGTGAACCTCTATCCCTTCGAGGCGACGGTCGCGGCGGGGCGCTCCTACGACGATTGCGTCGAGAACATCGACATCGGCGGCCCGGCGATGATCCGCGCCGCCGCGAAGAACCACGGCGACGTGGCCGTGGTGGTGGACGCGGACGACTACAAGGCCGTCCTCGACGATCTTTCCGCCTATGACGGGGCCGTGACCCTCACCCTGCGCCGCCGCCTCGCGCAGAAGGCCTATGCGCGCACCGCCGCCTACGACGCCGCCATCTCCAACTGGCTCGCCGGGGAGATCGGCGAGGCGGCGCCTGCCTACCGGGCGCTCGGCGGCTCCATCGCCGAGGTGATGCGCTACGGCGAGAACCCGCACCAGGCGGCCGCCTTCTACCGCACGCCGGAGAAGCGGCCCGGCGTCGCCACCGCCCGGCAGGTGCAGGGCAAGCAGCTCTCCTACAACAACATCAACGACACCGACGCCGCCTACGAGGCGGTGGCGGAGTTCGCGCCGGAGCGCACCGCCGCCGTCGTCATCGTGAAGCACGCCAACCCCTGCGGCGTCGCCGAGGGCGCGAGCCTGCGCGAGGCCTACGAGAAGGCCCTGCGCTGCGATCCGGTCTCCGCCTTCGGCGGCATCGTCGCCATGAACCGGCCCCTCGACGCGGAGGCGGCGAGGGCGATGGTCGAGATCTTCACCGAGGTCATCATCGCTCCCGACGCCTCGGAGGAGGCCATCGCCATCGTGGCCGCGAAGAAGAACCTGCGCCTTCTCCTCGCCGGCGGCCTGCCGGATCCCCGCCAGCCGGGGCTCGCCCTGCGCACCGTCGCGGGCGGCTTCCTGGCCCAGGGGCGGGACAACGCGGTGGTCGACGACATGGACCTGAAGGTGGTGACGAAGCGCGCGCCGACCGAGCGCGAGCTTTCGGACATGCGCTTCGCCTTCCGCGTCGCCAAGCACGTGAAGTCGAACGCCATCGTCTACGCGAAGGACGGCGCGACGGTGGGCATCGGCGCGGGCCAGATGAGCCGGGTGGATTCCTCGCGCATCGCCGCCTGGAAGGCGGCCGAGGCCGCCCGGGCGGCGGGCCTGCCCGAGTCCCTGGCGAAGGGCTCCGTGGTCGCCTCCGACGCCTTCTTCCCCTTCGCGGACGGCCTGCTC